The Clostridium botulinum BKT015925 genome includes the window GCAAAATTTATAGTACTTCTACTAGCACCAAATGCCAAAAGTAATGGTATTTTAAATATCATAAACCCTACTGTTAATAAAATTCCTAATAATATAAGCACAAAAAAGCTATTGCTCAATATTTTTTCTGCACCATCATTATCATCTTTACCCATTTTTATTGCTACTAACGGAGCACCTCCTAGACCAATTAAAGCACTAAATGCAGATATTATTAATATAATCGGAAAGGCCACTCCAATACCAGCCATTGCAATATCTCCATTTGGTATTCTCCCTATAAAAATTCTATCGACTATGTTATATAATACATTTACAATTTGAGCTATTATAGCTGGTAATGCTAATTTTAAAAGTAGTTTACCTACTGAAGCACTTCCCAGTTCATTCTTATTACTGTCCATGATTTTCCCCCTTGTGTATTTGTAATTTGAGTCATAAAAATATATAAATTTAAAAACATCCAGTTTTTATGCTGGATGTAATAACATTATAAATATTTATTTATCGAATACTCCACCTTGTTTATAACTTTTTATCCCTTTTCTACTTCCACCGATACACTTAGCCGGTCTTCCTTTTGACATTTGCTGAGAACTTTTTTTCTTTTTTTCCTCTATAATTTTTTTCATTAGTTCTATATTATTTGACATTAGTTTATCTCCTTACATTATATTTTGGGTTAATTTTATACAAAAATTATTCTAGCATATTTCTCCATAATAAAACTACTGACAATTTATGTTTTAAATAAAATTTAATTATAAGAAATTTTATTTTTGGGGATCTATAGTATCTATTTAACTATTTTAAATTTAACGATTCCTCTATAAATAAGTATAGCTAGTATTCCTCCTACAGTATCTATTAGTACATCAGTAAACCTTCCACTTCTACCAGGAACAAATAGCTGATGAATCTCATCACTACAAGCATATAAAAATGTTATTATAATTGCTATTATATATTTTCTGTTATTTCTAACCTCATTCTTTAAAGAAAAAACAATCAAAGCACATAGCACAAAATACTCTGTAAAATGTCCTATCTTTCTAATAATAAAATTGGCCATTTTTCCAAACATCCCATTTACATCTATGCCCATAGCTGTGATAAGCTTAATTACTAACCCACTTTTACTATTTGAAACTTCAGCAGGATCTTTAGAAAAATTAAAAATAACTATCATCCAAATTATAACTAAACAATATTTCAATATTCTTTTACAATTTTTATTTGTCATATTTATATTCAATAAGATATCTTATAAATTATCTTACTAAAATTCAGCTCCTTCCATTAGCCCTATATATAATAATTTATTCTAACACATTTTATTAAAAAATGAAAAACACCTAACTCATTACTAAGTTAGGTGCCTTACAAATCACTCTATTATTTATATAAAGTTACATCAAATATCTTATCTATTGGAACATCTATTCCTTCTTCTCCTGCAGCTGGTGCTACTTTAACTACATTAACTCCACCTTGGTTCATTAATTTTTGTAATTTTTCAGTACCTTTTTTAAATTCAGTAGGATCTACTTTATAGTTGTCTACTAATTGATATCTTAAAATTACTTTGTCTTTATCGCAAGCTGTATATGCGATGTTTGTAGTACTTTCAAATGATGATTTTATTTCTTTATTGTTTTTAAAATTCTTTGATACAGTAAAGTTTAAATCATTAGTTAATTTGCTTGAAAAACTTGCTGAAGCAAATTTGAAATCTCCTGAAGCACTTCCACCAACTTCAGTTATAAGTTTTAATCCTAAAGCTTGTCCCATATTGAACTCTTCATTTTTTGTTATACCTACAGTATAGCTTTTATTTAATGTATGACTTGATCCAGCTGGAAGATCTATAGTATCTATAAGCTTCCAACAAGTTGTTCTTTGAACTGAATTATCATGGTAAAGGAAAGAAACTTTAAATAATGTATCTCCTCTATAGAAATCTTTATCTAGGATTTCTTTTTTAGCTATATTTGTTATCTTACTATCTTTAAAGTTATGTCTGTTTATAACGAATCCATTATTTAATATAATAGAAAAATCTCCTTCTTTTAATGATAGATTGCTTTCTATCATAAATCCTATTGCTCTTTTTAACGCTAATTCAGCATAATTATATTTTCCCATTCTAGATTTTGTTGCATCTAATTTTATATCTACATATAACCAAGGATTTACTGTAGATGTTTCTTTTTGTACATCTATTTGAGATTTTATCTTTCCATCAACAACAGCTATGCTTTGTGTTGGAATTGTAATATCTCTATCATAAGCTTTAGCTGATGATATAGGTCCTAATAATATTGCAGTTAATACTAGTAAAGCTAATTTCTTTTTCATAATAGCATCTCCTTTTAATTATGTAATTATTTAAATTTGTTTTAATTTGTTTTAATTTGTTAATACTTTGTTCATATTCTAATTATACCAACTAATATTTATTTTGTAAACGTTTTTTTATGTTTTCCATAAAATATTTTTAATATAATTAAATTATTCACTAAAACTTATATATTATTGAATTATTTTCTATGTTTTATAGCATTTTTTTCTATAGTAAGCTGCTAATGCCCTTATTTTAATATACACAAATTATTATTTTTTCAAATTTTTTTAATATTTATGTCTTAAAAGTTAACAAAAAAAACAGTTAGCATATACATATCCAACTGTTTTTTATATTTAAATTTAATGATTGTATTTTTTAACTTGTTCTAAATCTTGAATAGCACAAGTTTGTATCATATTAATAGCATTAAACAAATTAGATCTTATAAATATTTTACTAGAAAATTCTAGTAATTTATCAAAACTATTTATTAACATCTTCATCTTACTATTAAAGTCAATTGTATCTTCAGCTAATTCTCTTACAGTCTTATATTCTTTTTCTATGAATTCTTCTAATTCCTCTTTAGTTAAGTCAACTTCTATTTCGTCACTAAATATTTTATCGCATTTATCTTTATAAACTTCAAATTCCTTAAATAAATCATATTGATGTCCGTAATATAGTATAGCTATTGCATTTATATGTGCTAAAATAAATTCTACTAATTTAGTTTTAACTCCTTGAATATTTACATAATTTTTTTGAACTCTAGTTAAATGTAGCTGTTCAAATCCAAACATTTTAGATACAGCCATTAAAGTTGCTATATGATAATTTAAACTACATGATATTTTATGCATCTTTTCTTCTAAATCTAAATAAACCAAACTTTTATTTCCCGTTGTAGATAAACGTAAATACTCTAATTCTTGATTAATAGTTTTAGCCACATAATCCATAACCAACATCCCCCTAAACACAAATTTCTTGCTTTAATTGAATCTACATCTCAATATTATTATACCAAATATTGGAGTTTTCACCAATTGTTTTTAGGGATATGTTTACCATATTACTTTTTAATCATTACTAGTTTATATGTTTTTTTTAATTTACTAACTTAAAACTTTCATCAATAATTTCAAATTTATTTTTTATATTCTTTGTTACATAAACCTTTCTATCCTTTGTAATCAATATAGCATCTATTCCTTTTAGTTCTTCAATAAGTTCAAGTCCTTTTTCTACTCCTAATATGTATACAGTCGTTGAAAGTGCGTCTCCATCTATCCCATTTTCACTTATAATAGTTGCACTAATAACCTCTGATTTAGAAGGATATCCTGTATCAATATCTAATATATGATGATATCTCACTCCATCTTTTTCAAAATATCTTTCATAGTTTCCTGATGTAACTACTGATAAATTTTTTCCGTATACTATTCCCATACAATCATCTCTAGTGCCAAATGGATTTTGCATTCCTATCTTCCACTCTGAACCATCAACCTTATTGCCAATGGTCATTACATTGCCTCCTAAATTTATAGTTCCAGACTTTATATTATGTTTTAAAAATACCTTTTTTACCTCGTCAGCAGTATATCCCTTAGCTATTGCCCCTAAATCCATTTGCTGACTTTTCCCTAAAGTAACTTTATTATTCTTTTCATCTAATGATACGTTATTATAATTTATTAACTTTTTAGCATTACTTATCTCACTGTTATTAGGTATTCTAGCATGTTCCGTACCTATACCCCAAATTCTCACTAATGGCTCTACTGTAATATCAAACTTCCCTTTAGCAAGCTTTGAATATTTTAAACCATTTTTTATTACATAAAATGTTTCATCACTAACCTTACTTTGTCCATTTGTATTTAATGTACTTATTTCACTCTGTTTTATATTTACAGACATTTTATTTTCTATTTCTTTAATCTTTTTTATCCCTTCTTCTAGTGCTAATTGAGCCTCTTTTTCATTATTCGAAAAAATATTAAAGTTTATAGCTGTACCTAAAGCTATAAACGTCTTTGTATATTGCTTAGCTTCTCTTTTTCCACATCCTCCAAGAGATAACACCAGCATTAATAATGATATTGTAATCAGTATGTATTTTTTTAAACTTTTCATATATTTACCTCATCTCAGTTTAAATCCAATAAAAACTGCATAATCAATTTATAATTAATTACACAGTTTTTATCCATAGAATAATTATTATACTTTATTTATTTTTATATACCTATAATAAAGTTTTATATCATTTTAACGAATTTTTTATTTATTAACAACTATCTTTATTTGTTTATCTTTAAAACCATTAGCTTTTAATGTTATAATATTTTCTCCTTCTTTAGATAGAACATTTCTTTTTATTGTATTTCCAAAAATTGATGATATATTACAACTATTTTTATCTAATTTTACACCATTTAAGTATATTTCTGATATATCATAACCTGATCCAAAAGGTACATATATCGAAACTTCTTCTCCTACTTTAAATGTTTTTCTATTATCTAATGTCTTAACATTCTCTGGTACCCCTTTTAAAACTTTGTCATTTTCTTTTGTAGAAGGTTTTTCTTCTTTAATATCTTTGCCTTTTACTGTTACCTTTAAATCTTTATCCTCATATCCTTTAGATTTTAATGTTATAGTATTTTCTCCAACTTTAGTTAATACATTTTCTTTTATCTTTATTCCAAACATTGATATATCACAACTTTTATTATCTAATTTTGTACCATTCAAATATACTTCTGATACTGTATATCCAAAATCAAATCCTGGATTTATATCTAATTTTTCACCTATATTAATAGTAGTACTTCCATTTACTTTTACATCTGAAGATACTTTCTTTAATTTCTTATTACCTCCATCATTTACTGTAGCATCTTTTTGAGGTCTCGTATTTACTTGTGGAGTAGGCTTTGTCTCTTGAATAGCTTTTACTTCTATTTTAATTTCTTTATCTTTATAATCATGAGCCTGTAAAACTATACTATTTTGTCCTACTTTATTCAATACATTTTCAGCTATAAGCACATTCCCTAAAATACTAGTTGTGAAATCCTTATTCTCATTTAACTTAGCTCCATTTAAAATTATAGATTTTACTTTATAATCTCCATAATTTGCGTTGTTAATTATAAGACTGCCTCCAACTTTTACATCTTTTACATTTGTTGATACATTTGCAGGAACTTCTTTTAAAGGTATTTCTTTTTCTGCTGATGGTATAGTAACATTTGGTCTTGTACCATCTTCATTAAAATACACAACATCCTTTACTACATCATTAAATCCTATAGATTTTATAATTATTGTGTGTTTTCCTGAACTTATAACTGCGCTTGGTTTAATCTCTAATCTTTCAATAACTTTTAAATATTGATTATCCTGAGTTAATAATTTTCCATCCATATATACTTCCTTTATATTATCTATCCAATCATAATCAAAAGTATCTCTAGACATTCCTAATGTAAATACTTTGCCAATAGTAGGAACGCATTCTAATGTTATTTCTGGATGTATCTTATACAAATTAACATATACATCAGCTGGTTCGTATCCCTTTGCAAATATTCTTAACTGATATCTATTATTTTTAGGAAAATTATTAGAATTTTGCTTTACTACTATTTTTCCAGAAGATACTTTAAACTCTAAATCTTTATATAACCCTGGCGCTAAATCTATTTTTTGCACTTTGTATATAGACTTTTCCCAATCTTTGTTATGTTTAAATTCTATTTGTATATCTTTTTCTCCTTGTTGAACATCATTAGCTACTAATGTAGGTAATATTTTTTCTTTAGAAGCTGAATGA containing:
- a CDS encoding VanZ family protein, which encodes MTNKNCKRILKYCLVIIWMIVIFNFSKDPAEVSNSKSGLVIKLITAMGIDVNGMFGKMANFIIRKIGHFTEYFVLCALIVFSLKNEVRNNRKYIIAIIITFLYACSDEIHQLFVPGRSGRFTDVLIDTVGGILAILIYRGIVKFKIVK
- a CDS encoding FAD:protein FMN transferase, with translation MKSLKKYILITISLLMLVLSLGGCGKREAKQYTKTFIALGTAINFNIFSNNEKEAQLALEEGIKKIKEIENKMSVNIKQSEISTLNTNGQSKVSDETFYVIKNGLKYSKLAKGKFDITVEPLVRIWGIGTEHARIPNNSEISNAKKLINYNNVSLDEKNNKVTLGKSQQMDLGAIAKGYTADEVKKVFLKHNIKSGTINLGGNVMTIGNKVDGSEWKIGMQNPFGTRDDCMGIVYGKNLSVVTSGNYERYFEKDGVRYHHILDIDTGYPSKSEVISATIISENGIDGDALSTTVYILGVEKGLELIEELKGIDAILITKDRKVYVTKNIKNKFEIIDESFKLVN
- a CDS encoding hemoblobin-interacting domain-containing protein, encoding MSKKTRLLTALVAGLISCNVTTAFAAPTDIYGYKKLAIWDFHENFYDKNGKLRITPGTTVFDTHGQFQSKNKYIKKSSKGEVNEPLVIKRHKKVDLMSSASHHSSGGSSSHKPSGGADIVSGASNFIGADVVYDFDMLSNAVILKNLGVEDDSINKIINNWNTTTRTAITEREMDFGPGLGIDYDSYINKATEAYMNGRDLTFEEFAKNNKSKTRNLPYKAKYILEDGAYGDQMVISEINALIAPNIQVNNDENIIGKDLVLKFDSNEKWANAILDVQVGESLLNTNTRKILRNELKIYNDKIVIPASKLSIGENVLKIHANGYRTVTLKQNIVEGKVTPKLADKYYVNNNVEIDNLSQEYLTSIKNIVFNGKVLKNEQWFINAKNKKLILDKSLFKDSGYYKVTIDTAKKFEVQILNIEVKNANDQIISEDDHSASKEKILPTLVANDVQQGEKDIQIEFKHNKDWEKSIYKVQKIDLAPGLYKDLEFKVSSGKIVVKQNSNNFPKNNRYQLRIFAKGYEPADVYVNLYKIHPEITLECVPTIGKVFTLGMSRDTFDYDWIDNIKEVYMDGKLLTQDNQYLKVIERLEIKPSAVISSGKHTIIIKSIGFNDVVKDVVYFNEDGTRPNVTIPSAEKEIPLKEVPANVSTNVKDVKVGGSLIINNANYGDYKVKSIILNGAKLNENKDFTTSILGNVLIAENVLNKVGQNSIVLQAHDYKDKEIKIEVKAIQETKPTPQVNTRPQKDATVNDGGNKKLKKVSSDVKVNGSTTINIGEKLDINPGFDFGYTVSEVYLNGTKLDNKSCDISMFGIKIKENVLTKVGENTITLKSKGYEDKDLKVTVKGKDIKEEKPSTKENDKVLKGVPENVKTLDNRKTFKVGEEVSIYVPFGSGYDISEIYLNGVKLDKNSCNISSIFGNTIKRNVLSKEGENIITLKANGFKDKQIKIVVNK